The Halomonas sp. KG2 genome contains a region encoding:
- the rimP gene encoding ribosome maturation factor RimP, which produces MATKHAALHALIEPVVAAMGFELWGIDHLSQGKHSRLVIYIERESGVSVEDCADISRQVSAVMDVEDPIPGEYRLEVSSPGMARPLYTLDQFIRYQGHHVALKLRVAFDGRRKYQGLLAGVEGDEVLLQLDGEEYCFPIESIDSAHVVPQFDE; this is translated from the coding sequence CGCTGATCGAACCTGTCGTAGCCGCCATGGGTTTTGAGCTATGGGGTATCGACCATCTTTCCCAGGGCAAGCATTCGCGGCTGGTGATTTATATCGAACGCGAAAGTGGCGTCAGCGTGGAAGATTGCGCTGATATTAGTCGCCAAGTCAGTGCCGTTATGGATGTGGAAGATCCCATTCCTGGCGAATACCGCTTGGAAGTCTCGTCGCCTGGTATGGCACGTCCCTTATATACCCTGGATCAATTTATTCGTTATCAAGGCCACCACGTTGCGCTCAAATTGCGCGTGGCTTTTGATGGACGGCGTAAATATCAAGGCCTTCTCGCTGGTGTCGAAGGCGATGAGGTACTGCTACAGCTGGATGGCGAAGAGTACTGTTTTCCAATCGAAAGCATCGATTCTGCGCACGTCGTCCCGCAATTCGACGAATAA
- the nusA gene encoding transcription termination factor NusA: MSKEILMVVDAISNEKGVPRDVIFEAVEAALASASRKRFDQEEANVRVHIDRRTGDYDTFRYWTVVEDDEFETPDYEIKETIAEQRDPPLKLGDVVEKKIENAVFGRIAAQTAKQVIVQKVREAERAEVVRQYADREGELVAGIVKKTTRDGLIIDLGENAEAFLPRNEMIHGERYRMNERVRALLVKVDPDARGAQLQLSRTCPEFIIELFKIEVPEIAEQLIEIKGAARDPGSRAKIAVKTNDRRIDPVGACVGMRGSRVQAVSSELQNERVDIVLWDDNPAQLVINAMAPADVASILVDEDAHAMDVAVAQDNLAQAIGRSGQNVRLASELTGWRINVMTEDEAESKREQEIDSLVDSFVQHLEVDEDVARLLVEEGFTTLEEVAYVPLEEMLEIEEFDEDLVEELRARAKDELLTMAIASEEALDGAQPADDLLDMDGMERHLAFILASRGIVTMEDLAEQSVDDLVDIEELDEARAAALIMTARAPWFEDDGVSDSNTQ; the protein is encoded by the coding sequence ATGAGTAAAGAAATTTTAATGGTCGTGGACGCGATCTCTAACGAAAAAGGCGTCCCCCGCGATGTTATTTTTGAAGCGGTTGAGGCCGCGCTAGCTAGCGCGTCACGCAAGCGTTTTGATCAGGAAGAAGCCAATGTGCGCGTTCATATCGATCGCCGCACGGGCGACTACGATACGTTCCGCTACTGGACCGTTGTCGAAGATGACGAATTTGAAACACCTGATTATGAAATTAAAGAAACCATCGCTGAGCAGCGTGATCCGCCGCTGAAACTAGGCGATGTGGTTGAGAAAAAGATTGAAAATGCCGTGTTTGGCCGTATCGCTGCACAAACTGCAAAGCAGGTTATCGTGCAAAAGGTGCGTGAAGCCGAACGCGCTGAAGTGGTTCGCCAGTACGCTGACCGCGAAGGCGAGTTAGTGGCAGGTATCGTCAAGAAAACCACGCGTGACGGATTGATTATCGACCTGGGTGAAAACGCTGAAGCGTTCTTGCCGCGTAACGAAATGATTCACGGTGAGCGCTACCGCATGAATGAGCGGGTACGCGCCTTGCTAGTAAAAGTTGATCCAGACGCACGTGGTGCGCAGCTACAGCTGTCGCGTACCTGTCCTGAGTTCATCATTGAGCTGTTTAAAATTGAAGTGCCGGAAATTGCTGAACAGCTGATTGAAATCAAAGGTGCAGCGCGCGACCCTGGCTCGCGGGCCAAAATCGCCGTTAAAACTAACGACCGCCGCATCGATCCTGTTGGGGCGTGTGTTGGTATGCGCGGTTCTCGCGTACAGGCAGTGTCGTCAGAGCTGCAAAATGAGCGTGTCGATATTGTGTTGTGGGACGACAACCCAGCGCAGTTGGTGATAAATGCCATGGCACCTGCCGATGTGGCGTCTATCCTGGTTGACGAAGATGCTCACGCCATGGACGTTGCCGTTGCTCAAGACAATCTGGCGCAGGCCATTGGTCGTAGCGGCCAGAACGTGCGCTTAGCTTCTGAGCTAACCGGCTGGCGTATTAACGTGATGACCGAAGATGAAGCTGAGTCAAAACGTGAGCAGGAAATTGATAGCCTGGTGGACTCCTTTGTTCAGCATCTGGAAGTGGACGAAGACGTTGCCCGCCTATTAGTAGAAGAGGGGTTCACCACCCTGGAAGAAGTTGCCTACGTGCCGCTTGAAGAGATGCTCGAAATCGAAGAGTTCGATGAAGATTTGGTGGAAGAGCTGCGCGCACGAGCGAAAGACGAGCTGCTGACGATGGCCATTGCCTCGGAGGAAGCGCTAGACGGTGCCCAACCAGCAGACGATCTGCTGGACATGGACGGCATGGAGCGCCACCTGGCCTTCATTCTGGCTAGCCGAGGCATCGTCACCATGGAAGATCTCGCCGAGCAGTCTGTCGACGATCTGGTCGATATCGAGGAGTTGGACGAAGCGCGCGCAGCGGCACTGATCATGACTGCCCGTGCGCCCTGGTTTGAAGACGATGGCGTATCGGATTCGAACACACAGTAA